TGCTACAATAAGatgatttcaaatttttacCAAACTAAAGTAGCTGCACTGCAGGTAACTTATTATAATCATTTGACAAAACCGAGCAGTATTCAGTTCATCAACGCAGCAAAATAATATACAGTACACAATGCTTAATAATGACCATTactctattcttttcttttcctttttcttcttttagttGGTTAGCAAACATATAATTACCTGTCTTAATCGAGCCAGATTGCTGCCATCTTCACCATAAACAGAGCCAATAGTATCTTCAGGAACTACGAGCTCAATGATTGTGTTCACCACAATAGGAGATCTCTTTCTGCTGTAACTAAACAATTAAATGCATACGAAATCTTTTAACAGTAATTCAACAGTTTtcacatgtattttaattgGGGTGCAAAATCGTTTTTTCTTGTTATGTTGCAGCAGGTAATGACACATTGCTAGATGTAGGATAACTTGATGagaacatttaaaattatgatgCTCTTACATTAAACAAGCATTGAGAACCAAGACTGAAAGCAAGTATGCACACCTGAACAACTACCTCTATTTAATGTTCCATGCAACAAGTAATAGATTAAACCATGATTATACTGGTATGATCACCTAACCCATCTAAGGCAAGAGTCATTTTCATCCTCAGCCTCAGCATGATCAGTGATCATATAACCAATCCACTTGAAATATGCAAAAAGAAATGTCAGAGATCATATGGAAGGAACTGATCTCAATCTTTCGTCGGTGCGCTCCGCCCGGTGACTAAGAAAGAAATTGGTTTGCGCTTGAATTGAAGTGATGAGGTCGCAAAGAGGTAGATGAGAAAGAGCATTAAAATACCAAGTAAACAATTGATAGAGaggaaagaaacaaaataatgtGCAATTTTAAACTTGGTGGTCTTACAATAAGTTccttttatatgttaataggCCATGCCAGCAAAATTCTACAAGTTAAACTATCAAATATACACTGGACAAAATTTTAGAACCAACAACTTAATAGGTTGGCTTTTAATCTTATATTTGAGATAAGCAAATCcgaaaattgaaaaaagattaaaataaaaataaaatcaaataacaaGAACAAATGTTTATGGATTTAAAGAGAAATAGTTGCAAAAACCTAATGACCTTTCATTAACAATATGAGACTATACTGAAATAAGAATAAACAaatgtaaaaagaataaaatatgacCAACAGCTAAAAGACTTTGATATTAACATGTTCAACCTCCGTAGTCCAGATCTTGGCCTAACTATATGTAggtaatttaatcaataagattgatatctttcaaatttgtatattaGGTTCATCTACATTGCCATAATAcaacaataaataaagagagagagagattatTTATCATTTGTATAGCAATTAGTCAATCCaagttcaaaatttaatttcttcagtCTGATACCGAAAGTGTTTTCAATAGTTTGAAGAACATACGTGCAATGATCACCTAACTACTCTCAacaaaatttaacaaaatgtGTAGTGTGTGATCATGGCTATTTTCATCACATTGAAAAGGATTAAAAAACAGATCAAAGAAAtgaggagaaaaaggaaaatgagtATCTATAGTTTTGTTGTGTGCTGACCTCTCAAGTTCTGCACCCCGTCCAAAAGTTTTCCCTCTTCCTGCAGTCTGCTACAAACCCAACTTCTAAAGACTGAGTTCATTGGACAGAAATCAAATCCTTAAAGATACATGAGAAAAGGGAACATGACCTTcaatagaaagaaataagaaacCAGTCACCTGTGGCATATGTAATGCAGGTGAAGGAAAGTCAATGTTGTTGGAGAGTTGAGGTTGATTGATCCCTCGTGTTAAAGAAGTATCTTGAATGGGACCAGGAGCTAGGCCCGATGATGAATGGGATCCAGAACTTGTAGTCTGTCTCACTCCTCCACTAGAGCTTCTTTCACCTACCTCATTAAGTACCTCCTTGGGCAAAAGGAAGTGCAGAGACCTTTCAAGTCCTGAACCCCCACCAAATGCTTGTAAGCTGTTCTCTTGATTTTTAATTGCTGTTGTATGCTCTCTTTGAAACTTCTACAATCATACACAAAAGAAGAGGTCCTCAGACTGGAATAcatttaaaactataaaagGAGGAAGAGAACCTCTCACCTGTGCTGACTGCAGTCTCGGTAAAGAAGCATTGTTGAAGCTGCTGGAGAATCCAAGCTGATTCATTGCTCTTGTCAAACTAGTTTCTTGATCAGAATCAGGAGACAGGCCTGCCGGTTGATGCAATCTAGGAGAAGCAGTCTCCACTTTTCTTCCTTGGGGACTCCTTGCTTTCTTTTCATTGAGCACCTCACTAGGCAAAAGATTACCCCTCAGTTTCCCAGTAACCATAAACAGTGCATTCTGTACATTTTTATACTCACCAGTGATCTGCAAGAAGTATGTTAATTCTCATTTTAATCAGCCAGGCAGGTGGCCCCAAAAGTAAGTTGCTaactaaaattcaaataaagaaaaactgaaATCAATATAACCTAGAGGCTTTACCAGACCATTAAATTGGAACATCCTAGTATCCAGGAACTATACTAAATATAGTTTTGAATAAACATTAAAGAACATGATCTGAGCTGCAAATAACAGAAGTAGAATCAAATGTAacattacaaaataaaaatggtgGAACTATTAGCCAACAATTTCAGGACTAATTTACTCTAAtactttattattcttatatacTTTATAAGTATTAGTCTATCttagggttcttttctccTATCTATATCTTGTATTATATACTACAAGCTGGTTTTGTTAATACTTGATACAACAATTGATTATTGAGGGAATTATCTGAGGCTACCACAAGGATTTGAGAATGAGAATCTTAAAAGAGTTATACAAGTGACTTGTAGGTTTTGGAAAATAATATCTTCATTATAGCAAATCCTGAAATGTAGAGTAtcctaaaagaatataaacCTTCCACTTTGTATCACAATTAACTTCAGATGTGAACAATAGTCATAATCATACCTCTATTACTACATCATCTTCTGAAGCACAAGCCATGATCTGTTCCCCATCTAATATCCGTATATCAGCACCACTTACTTCTATCATTTCAGAATCTATATTGCCAGTGCCACCCTTCTCAATCAAGCAACAAACAGCATCTGATGCCACTAGGAGCCTTGCAGTTACTGTAGCACCCTCAATCAAACCTGATGGATGCCCCTTTTCAATGTCATGTTCAACAGATCTAGCAAAGACGAGAATAGCAGCATTTTGTGCAGGAGAGTGCCATGATTCAAGGTTCTACATAGGGTAGCAAGCATTCACAGATTAATGAACAAACTAAACATGGAGCATTATgatgaaaacaacccaaatTAAGAGCAGAGATGGTACAAAGACTTGTGTGCTTCTAGTTGTGTTAATGTACTAGGTAGAAGAATTTTGACATAGCAGCATGACTAACCTCCAACGCAGAAATGGTAACTACACGTTCACCAGACATAGACATTGGAGCTGCAAACATGATAGAAGCACCTGTTTCATTTTGTAGGGTTCTGACAATGGTTCCTTTCTTGCCAATAATGCTCCCAGCTGCACCATTGGAGCAAAGCAGCCTGAATGACACTTCGTGTCGTACCGCTTCCGCATCCTGGTTGGGGTCTTCACCAGCATCCGAGGATAATGGATGGGAAGTTCCAGAATTTCCACTTAAAGGTGGTAACAGTGAACTAAGATGTGGGAAGAATTCTGCATGTGGATCAGAAGAGGCCAAATGTGAAGCTCTCTCAAGTGGTCTCATCAAAAGCGTTGGgtctttttcatatggtgGACAATCGTGAAGACAATCAGTAACAGCAACCAGTGCTTTTTTCACTGCCAAAATGGAACCTGTAATCTgccataaacataaaaaatttcttcacATGGAAAGAAGGAAGTCATTTTCTTCCTGTACTGCACACATTTACCAAACAAAGTGGATATTTGTCCCTATGGTCCAATAATATTGGTTCCAGTACATCACTTATTACCATTACAACTTACTCCCAACCTTAAATCTAATGAACTATGAAGGAACCAAGCACATCATTTACAAGTTTGCAGGTAATTATATCATAATGGATCAATTTTTAACTAACTAATGCAACACCAAGACTCCAAGAAGCATCGACCAAGCAGCCCCAGTTTTAGttgcaccaaataataaatgatGTGGACCTGACACTGGCAATCTTAATCTTTGCAGATAAACAATATGGTGTAAGCTCCTAACGCAAAAGCCTGCTGATTATCTAGACAGCTAAATCTGATATCAAGATgatcaatttataaaatttcattgaaaaaaaatatataaagcgAAATCCTTTTCTATTCATTCAGTTCAATTATAGTCAATTCTCATGTTTGGAAAGCCTAGTTACTATAAcggaaaatttttcaacttaaaaagtaaaaatactaGTAATAAAAAGGcactttgaaagaaaaagcttAAAGTGACATGATTTTGCAAGAATTTACTTCAATTGAACTCCCGTATGATTTATCCCAAAGAAGGCATTAAAATGTTTCTCAAATCGAAATTCAAAGAAACCAAGCACAACAAagccaaaaaataaattcaaaaacaaactaaacaaacatttttcttttaagaaaattcacataaagaagtaaaagaaacacatgcaAACAAATAAGAGAGAGAGACCTGAATCAGTTGATCATCCTTAGAAGCACAATGTGGGGGTGGAAGGAATCTAATATCCGCCCCACTCTCTCTCCTCATTCTCAACACATTCTTCCCTCCTTTTCCAACAACGGCACCAATTTGTGTCGTATCAGCCAAAAGGCCACAATAACCTTCGCCCAGACCACTATTATTACTATTGTTATCGACTCctcctcttctttctctttgaCCATCAACTTCCCACATTCTCTCACAAACCCTAATTACTGCCTCTTGAGCCACCGACACCAGTTCCTTTTCCTCCTCTTCCGCCCCATTATGATCGTGACAAGTCGTTGAGTTCAACGTGATTCTTTTTCCGGGAGATGCTGGACCTACTATTGTGATCACACGGTGGTCTGAACCCTGCACTTGTTCGTCACAGTGGACAGTGCACCCTGTGTCTCGCCGTATTTGAGAGATAGCCGAGCCCGAACGGCCGATCAAGCCGCCGATTATGGACGCGTGGCAAACTACTCGGAATGCTACTTGACCTGGTTGGAGCATGACGGGAGGCCGCGTAGGACGCGGGCGTCTACGGCGGTCGCGGTGGTGTTGCATTGATTAAACGGCGGTCGCTGTCGTGTTTGCGTTTTGGTGTTACGACAGTCGACAGGACTCCGCAGTTGTTTACTTGACCGAACActctgtttttctttctcagaGAAATGCTAAAACGCGGTTGTACGGACACAGTATATTTATTCTTACGCagacccaaaaagaaaaaaaaaaaaagaaattgaggcagttattaaatagaaaactaGCCAAAATTAGTTTACAATCAAAAGAGAAACCCTTTCTTATTGTGTCATCAAGAAATTGatcttaaaaaagaataaaaagaaaagaaagaaacaagaatTGATAATGTAAATGCAAAGACAATCTTCTTAAATTACCTTAGGCCTTAAGGTTTGCGTGATGACCAAATAAAGATATACTTTCCTTAGTGCTagagggaaaagaaaatatcagctttcttttttaacttaaagGAAGGGAAAAGAGAAATAGCAGTATCTCCATACTACAGAATGCCACCACAATTGCAAATGTTTGGAGTAATGGAGGATCCAGAAGTAAGCTTTTCTCGATAACGGTAACAAAAATAAtcacctttcttttttcctctcaaAATAGAGATCTCATtcagtaaatataataatattcagATCCCATTAGTATTGGATTTATGTCTGAAATATAGAAGGAAGAACTGCACCCTACCGAAAAGTACGgaacaaaaaatttgatattatatatatattatgtttgaGTTTGTTTagttttgttatattatttaaaataattaaaataagattttaagatgtttattttaaaattttataaaatttgactataattagttttagataaaaattaaactagaaaaaataaatttataaataattaatatcgaataaataagataaatgtaaataattaatagtttaaACTTTAAGTGGTTAAAAGCATAAAAGGTAATGCATATATTATACTGAAAcctagaaaataaataataaaaaattaatctaaattaATCACTATTCAACGCGACAAAGAGAGTttagtataaatttatgaaataaataaaataaaaaataatttttaaatattaaaaataactagtataatgaaagaaatatggGCTAACAGTAATTACCTACAAATAATCACTTATATTACAAAACTTAAATTGTACGGTCAAATTTTGTATTGTTTCCTAATTTGTAAGCAGAAGCCCATAATTACAGTGGACGTAAAGTCCATGACACAAAACCCAGTCCAACGAAACCAGTCTCCACTCCTCTCCAGCCGACCCCTTCTGTAGCCGCAGCGCCTGCGaatctctctttttctctctcattCCTCCATTCCACTGTATTATTTCAGCTCCCTCCGATCCAAAATCTTACGCTCAAGCAAAATGCACTAAGAACATTAGTGGATATCTCCATGAATGGAGCCCTCACAACTATCTGATCCTCCAAGATGAGAAAATCAACGTCCATTATTCACCCAGGTCAGTCTTCTCCAGTCACTTCCCTTCACCATCACCTCTTTAAAAGACCCATCTCAATTGCACCTCTTCACATAGACCCCGACCCGCCTGATCTCTCCTATCAACTTCTCTCAATTATTTCACTTCCTAACTGGCAAAAACACCCTTCTCTCCGTTCTCTAATCCCTAATATCTCTCCGTTTCatgtttcttctttatttaacAATAACCCAAATCTTGATCCCCAAACTGCCCTTAAGTTTTTCGATTTTATATCAAGAAAACCTGGGTTTAAGCACACTGTTCAatctcattcttttcttttaaacattttgattctcaataaatattttggtgTTTCCGAGAAAATACGCATTTCCATGATTAAAAGTTGTATTTCCATTGATGATATGAAGTGGGTTTTAGACTTTTTAAGAGAAATGAATAGAGATGATAACGAATTGAAGTTTAAGCTTACTATTAGGTGTTATAATGAGTTATTAATGATGTTATCAAGGTTCTTATTGATTGATGAAATGAAGAGGGTTTATGGGGAAATGTTGAATGACATGGTTACACcaaatatttatacttttaatacaATGGTTAATGGGTATTGTAAGTTGGGGAATTTAGTTGAGGCTAATTTGTACGTGAGTAAGATTTTGCAGGCTGGTTTGCGGCCGGATACTTTTACTTATACCTCATTAATTTTGGGGCATTGCAGGAATAATGATGTAAATAGTGCTTTTAgtgtttttaatatgatgcCGAAAAAGGGTTGTCGACGAAATGAGGTTTCGTACACGAATCTTATACATGGATTATGTGAGGTTGGAAGGGTTGATGAAggtattagtatttttaagaAGATGAGGGAGGATGATTGTTATCCGACTGTACGTACATATACGGTCATTGTACATGCATTGTTTGAAAGTGGTAGGAGAATGGAGGCGATAAATTTGTTTAGTGAGATGAGAGAGAGAGGTTGTGAGCCAAATATTCATACTTATACTGTGATGATCAATGCAATGTGCAAAGAAACTAAGCTAGAAGAAGGTAGAAGAATTTTAGATGAGATGGTAGAGAAAGGGTTGGTTCCTAGTGTGCCTACTTATAATGCATTGATTGATGGGTACTGTAAGGAGGGAATGGTGGAGGCTGCTCAGGAAATATTGGATTTGATGCACTCGAATAGCTGTAACCCGAATGAGCGGACTTACAATGAGTTGATATGTGGTTTTTGCAGAAAGAAAAATGTGCACAGGGCAATGGCACTCCTTAGTAAAATGTTAGAGAGCAGACTGACCCCAAGTGTGGTTACATATAATTCCTTAATCCATGGACAGTGTAAAATAGGTTATTTAGATAGTGCTTATAGATTGCTTAATTTGATGAATGAAAATGGAGTAGTTCCTGATCAGTGGACTTACAGTGTTTTCATAGATACTCTTTGTAAGAAAGGGAGAATTGAGGAAGCTAATGTACTGTTCAATTCTCTAAAGGAGAAAGGCATAAAGGCAAATGAAGTGATATATACTGCATTAATTGATGGATACTGCAAAGCTGGGAAGATGGATGATGCTAATTCTTTGCTTGATAGAATGCTTACCGAGGACTGTTTGCCTAACTCATCAACTTATAATGCGCTTATAGATGGATTgtgcaaagagagaaaagttCAAGAGGCACTTTTGTTGATGGAAAGCATGATACGGAAGGGTCTGAAATGCACAGTTCCCACATATACGATTCTTATTGTAGCAATGTTGAAAGAGGGTGATTTTGACTATGCTCATAGGATTTTAGATCAAATGGTTTCCTCAGGATATCAGCCTGATGTGTATATTTACACTGCATTTATTCATGCTTTTTGCACCAGAGGAAATATAAAAGAAGCAGAAGATATGATGAGTATGATGTTTGAAAGAGGTGTTATGCCTGATGCACTAACTTACACATTGGTAATTGATGCATATGGCGGTTTGGGATTATTGAATCCTGCATTTGATGTTCTCAAGCGAATGTTTGATACTGGTTGTGATCCTTCTCATCATACCTATTCTTGTTTAATCAAGCATCTCTTAAAGGAGGaactaacaaaaaaatataagaatgtAGCACTGTGTGATTCCATTCCAAATGTCTTCTTTGCTGATGTTGCTGATGTTTGGAAGATGATGAAATTTGAGACTGCTCTGGAACTTTTTGAGAAAATGCTGGAACATGGTTGTTCACCTAATATTAACACCTATGCAAAGCTCATTATAGGACTTTGCAAAGTGGGGCGTTTGGGAGTGGCccaaaaattatttgatcatATGAATGAAAGAGGAGTATCTCCCAGTGAAGCTATCTATAACTCCCTCCTCAACTGTTGTTGTGAGCTGGGAATTTATGGAGATGCAGTGAGACTGGTGGGCGCTATGATGGAGCATGGTCATTTACCACTTCTAGAGTCTTTGAATGTACTTTTCTGTGGGCTATATGAGGAAGGGAGCAAAGAAAAGGCTAAAGTAGTTTTCTCTAATTTGCTTCAATGTGGGTATAATGATGATGAAGTAGCTTGGAAAATTCTCATTGATGGATTACTTAAGAATGGCCTTTCTGATGGATGTTCTGAATTGCTGGGCGTCATGGAGGCAAGGGGTTGCCAAATTCATCCTCAAACATACAGAATGTTAATTGAAGGACTTGACGGGACATAATCTTTTGTATTGTCTCTAGTgaaatctttaatttctaggGGAAGAAATGTTTCAGTTTACATGTTGAATATGGAGGCTAGTGTATATAGATGGCAATTTAGATCCTCTTGACGTGCAGTCTCCAAATAATTAGCTGGGATTCGTTGGTTGAATTCTAGAATCTGCAGTAACCTGTTCAATGAGGTAGCTCATTTTTTATGAGAAAGACGTACTGTTGGATGTAGCAGCAAAACTGTGTAGAGAAAGGGAATCTTAGATGACAATCAAGTGGCAGGTGATTCTTAACCTTGttagatttatatatttattcttaacattttctaataaattcaTCTGAGAACTACAAACTGATTTGACCTTATTATTTCAATGAATTATTGGAACTGCTTCTCCTGTGTAACATGACAAATACTGGAATATCACTTTGAGTTGTCATATTGTTGCAAGTGTAGCTTGTGCACTATTTCAGGCAGGGACATATTTATTACCTTGTGCCTCTTATAGTTGAAAAGATTACATTTGTTTTCCTCATCCTCTCAAATAAAGATGTATCTCTGCATTAAGCAAGGTGAACCGTGAAAATTGTAGGTTTAGAATCATTTTGCTGAAATACAATGATAACAGTCACCGATTAATATGAGGATAGAGTAACTTTTAGGAATGAGAAAATACTTAATTATCTGTTATCTGTATTGGAGTAAAGATTAGTTTTTGAAACAGAGAGTAGATTTTCATTCAAAATGGGTAAACTAAAGCTAGGAAGGTGGAGGATATCTCATATGCACTTGCTTTACATTTGGTTTCATGTTTgtgtacttttttttttaatgtttagtGAGAACAGAAAGGttaaaaagagtaaaaacCATAGTTAGGTTAACATTCTAGTTTCTTGCAATAAGTTATGCTATCCCAAAATAGATCTAAGGAAGATgtcttcattttttcttaatctaaTCTCCAGTTTATTCTCTCATTTGACACTTTACAGGATCGTGTTTGGTTGCTACCTTGAGTAACAGGTCTTTCTGCACTCCAGCTATTTTGATACAATTCCATTGAAGCAAATGAGTAGCCAACCTCAAGCCTGCTGATTGAGGTAGAGGATCTTGTTTGGTTGGTATGCCCTTGCTGTATGCATGCGCTTATCCTTGGTAAATACaaaaattcatcatttatttatattttgtcaGTGTTCATTCTCTTTCAGTATACAGTTTccatttcttaatattagtGGTTGGTTATCCTGGATTGCTGTAGACATCTTCGGGTCTAAGTCATAAttaggaaagagaaaaaagaaactaaactTAGAGGCTCAAATTCTTTCCTCCTTGCTCTGCCCACTGCAAAACTGTTAATTACCCATTCagttttaatataaatcttGGCTTCTAAAAACAGGTGGTTCTTTTTTACCTGTATCTTGTAAGAACTAATCTTATGGATGTCTCTCTTCTTTCAATAGGGTcagtctttttattttaaaatcaggatagtaattaaaagatGATTCAATTGCAAAAAGATTGGTTCTTGCTTCAAGTAAAAAATATCTTGATGTTTCAGTTCAATGAGCCAACTCATTGTTAAATCTGAAAATCATACTAAGTGCTAAATTTTGAGTCAGGAATAAGTGTCGCTAAGCTGTGGTTAGATTACATGTGGTTAAAACAGAAAGAGTATAGTTCCCTGAAGAACCCAAGACGATTGAGAAAGCATTGAAATTCTGAAATATGAGCTGAGGGCATCATT
The sequence above is drawn from the Ricinus communis isolate WT05 ecotype wild-type chromosome 7, ASM1957865v1, whole genome shotgun sequence genome and encodes:
- the LOC8277496 gene encoding KH domain-containing protein HEN4 isoform X2 — its product is MQHHRDRRRRPRPTRPPVMLQPGQVAFRVVCHASIIGGLIGRSGSAISQIRRDTGCTVHCDEQVQGSDHRVITIVGPASPGKRITLNSTTCHDHNGAEEEEKELVSVAQEAVIRVCERMWEVDGQRERRGGVDNNSNNSGLGEGYCGLLADTTQIGAVVGKGGKNVLRMRRESGADIRFLPPPHCASKDDQLIQITGSILAVKKALVAVTDCLHDCPPYEKDPTLLMRPLERASHLASSDPHAEFFPHLSSLLPPLSGNSGTSHPLSSDAGEDPNQDAEAVRHEVSFRLLCSNGAAGSIIGKKGTIVRTLQNETGASIMFAAPMSMSGERVVTISALENLESWHSPAQNAAILVFARSVEHDIEKGHPSGLIEGATVTARLLVASDAVCCLIEKGGTGNIDSEMIEVSGADIRILDGEQIMACASEDDVVIEITGEYKNVQNALFMVTGKLRGNLLPSEVLNEKKARSPQGRKVETASPRLHQPAGLSPDSDQETSLTRAMNQLGFSSSFNNASLPRLQSAQKFQREHTTAIKNQENSLQAFGGGSGLERSLHFLLPKEVLNEVGERSSSGGVRQTTSSGSHSSSGLAPGPIQDTSLTRGINQPQLSNNIDFPSPALHMPQTAGRGKTFGRGAELESYSRKRSPIVVNTIIELVVPEDTIGSVYGEDGSNLARLRQISGAKVEVREPSSGKSGRIVVISGTPDQTNAAQSLLQAFILADQ